The nucleotide sequence CTCCCTCACCGCCGCTGAGCCGGACTCCCCCGTCCTGCGCTTCACCGCCGAGTCCTTCGTGATCCCGCGGCGCGTCTTCGACCTCATCCTGGATGCGCCGGGGACCGAGCTGCCCGATCCGGTCCTGCGCCGCGAGCAGCCGGTGCTGGGCGACTACTCGGCTGCCGCCTACAGCGTGGAGCGCGACTGGGCCCAAGCCGAGGACGGCACACGGGTCCCGATCACCCTCATCCGCCGCCGGGACGCCGCGCAGCCGGCACCCGCGGTGGTCTACGCCTACGGCTCGTACGAGATCAGCATGGATCCGTCGTTCTCGTACTCGCGGATCTCGCTGCTGGACCGCGGTGCGGTCTGGGCCATCGCCCACGTGCGCGGCGGCGGCGAGCTCGGGCGGCAGTGGTACGAGTCCGGCAAGAAGGAGCACAAGCGGCGCACCTTCACAGACGTCGTCGCGGCGACCCGGCACCTGGGCGCGCGCTCGGACATCGACGCCGACAGGGTCGTGCTGATGGGCGGCTCGGCCGGCGGACTCCTGGTCGGCGCCGTGCTGAACCTGGCCCCCGAGCTGTACTGCGGTGCGGTGGCCGCGGTGCCGTTCGTGGACCCGCTGACCTCCATGCTCATGCCCGAGCTGCCGCTGACCGCGCTCGAATGGGAGGAATGGGGCAATCCCCTCGACTCCGCGGAGGTCTACTGGACCATGAAGGCCTATTCCCCGTACGAGAACGTCTCCGCCAGGGACTACCCGCCGATCCTGGCCGTGACCTCGCTGCACGACACCCGCGTCCTCTACGTGGAGCCCGCCAAGTGGGTGGCGGCCCTGCGTCACGAGAACCCGGACAAGCGCGAGCAGATCCTCATGCGCATCGAGATGGCCGGCGGCCACGGCGGAGCCTCGGGGCGCTATCAGCAGTGGCGCGACAACGCGTGGGAGGACGCCTGGGCCCTGGAGCGCCTGGGGCTGGCCTGACCCGAAGGAATCCGCCCGTTCACGCCGCCCGGCGTTCTGAGCCGGAGGGCCGCACCCGCTCGAGCACCAGGACCGCGGGGATCAGCAGGAGACCGGCAGCGGCAGCGGCGCCGGCGGCGGCCCATGCCCCGAGGGCCTGAGCAGGCCAGCCCTGCAGCACGGCGGCGCCCGTTCCTGCGAGTCCCGCCGCCCAGCCCAGGGGCATCCACAGCGACCTGGTGCGCACGGCAGCCCAGGCCAGCATCAGGCTCAGCACCGCCACCGCGCACGCCGAGGCCGCCAGCCAGGACCAGGTGCCTGCGCTGCGCGTGAGCATGACGGGCAGAAGCCCGAGCACCGCCAGCAGGACCGAGACCGTGATCGCAGTGCCTGACGACCACCGTGCGATCGCCAGCCGCAGCAGCGCACCGCGGAACACGATCTCCAGCGCCGCCGCAGCGACCGCAGCCAGCACAGCGGCCACCGCCGGTCCGCCGAGCCTCGAGACCGCCGCCTGGCCCAGCAGCTCGGGCTGGCCGCCCTGGAGCAGCGGCAGGACCGCCGCCCCGGCGCCACCGAGCGCAGCGCCGATCACGAGCGCGCTCGCCCCGCCCAGCGGCCCGGCTGCGGCGCTGCCCCGATCCCTGGGCGCGGGGAACCCCAGATCACGCACACCCGCCTCGGCCAGGAAGAACCAGATGAGCAGCACCGCGACCGGCAAGGCGAGCGGAACCCACTGCCAGGTGGCATCCCACCGCGCCAGGCGCATGGCCAGCACATAGGAGCCGACGATCGCGGCGATCACCGCCCACAGGGCCCGGTCGTCGCCGCGGTAGTTCCAGATGGTGGTCATGTGTGCTCCTTCAGGGTGTCGTCGGGCCGGGAATGCCGATCCGGGCCGGAGTGCAGATCGCGCCCGGAAGCATGGCTCCCGGGCGCGATCGACCTTCACGAGACGGCTCAGGAGACCCCGAGCTTCTCCAGGATCAGCTCGCGGACGCGGCCGGCGTCCGCCTGGCCCTTGGTGGCCTTCATGACCGGACCGATCAGAGCGCCCACGGCCTGGACCTTGCCGCCCTTGACCTTCTCGACGACGTCCGGCATCTGCGCCATGGCGTCGTCGATCGCGGAGATCAGCACGCCCTCGTCGGAGACCACGGCCAGGCCGCGGGCCTCCACGATCTGCGCCGGGGTGCCCTCGCCCTCGGCCACGTGGCCCAGGACCTGCTTGGCGATCTTGTCGTTGATGGTCTTCTCGCCGATCAGCGACTCGACCTCGGCCACGTGCTCCGGGGTGACGCCCAGATCCGCGATCTCCACGCCCGCGTTGTTGGCCAGACGAGCGATCTCGCCCATCCACCACTTGCGGGCAGCGGCCTTGGAGGCGCCGGCCTCGATGGTGGCGGCGATCTCCTCGGTCACGCCTGCGTTGACGACGTCGCGGAACTCCTCGTCCGAGTAGCCCCACTCCTCCTTCAGGCGAGCGCGGCGCTGCGCCGGAGGCTCGGGCAGCGAGGCCCGCAGCTGCTCCACCCAGGCGGGATCCGGGCACACGGGCACCAGGTCCGGCTCGGGGAAGTAGCGGTAGTCATCGGCGTCCGACTTGGGACGGCCCGAGGTGGTCGAGCGCGTGTCCTCGTGCCAGTGACGGGTCTCCTGGACGATCTTCTCGCCGGCCTTGAGCACCGCGGCATGGCGCTGGATCTCGTAGCGCACGGCGCGCTCGACCGCGCGCAGGGAGTTCACGTTCTTGGTCTCCGAGCGCGTGCCGAACTCGGTGGTGCCCTTGGGCATCAGGGAGACGTTGGCATCGCAGCGCACGTTGCCGCGCTCCATGCGGGCATCCGAGATGTCGAGGTTCTTCACGATCTCGCGGATCGCCTTGACGTAGGCCTTGCCGAGCTCCGGAGCGCGGTCCCCGGCTCCGACGATCGGGCGGGTCACGATCTCGACCAGCGGCACGCCAGCGCGGTTGTAGTCGACCAGCGAGAACTCCGCGCCCTGGATGCGACCGGCACCGCCCTTGTGGGTCAGCTTGCCGGCGTCCTCCTCCATGTGGGCCCGCTCGATCTCGATGGTGAACGGCGTGCCGTCCTCCAGCTCGACGGTGAGCTGGCCGTCGAAGGCGATGGGCTCGTCGTACTGGGAGGTCTGGAAGTTCTTGGGCGTGTCCGGGTAGAAGTAGTTCTTCCGGGCGAAGTGCGAGACCGGGGCGATCTGGCAGCCCAGGGCGAGCCCGAGCTTGATCGCGTACTCCACGGCCTTGCCGTTGACCACGGGCAGCACGCCGGGCAGTCCCAGCGAGACGGGCGTGGTGTTGGTGTTCGGCTCGTCGCCGAAGGTGTTCGGCGCCCAGTCGAACATCTTGGTCGCGGTGTTGAGCTCCACGTGGACCTCGAACCCGAGCACGGGGTCGAAGTCCTGCATGGCCTCCTCGAAGGACAGGATCTGATCGCTCACTTGGCGCCTCCCTCAGTGGTCTCCGACAGCTTGGCCACGGCTTCGACGACGTCCGGCAGGTCCTTCCAGATCGGGCCTCCGTTCGCCTCCTCGAGCAGCCGCTCCAGACCGGCAGCCGCGCGGTAGAGGCGCGCGTCCTCACGAGCGGGGGCCATGAACTGGAAGCCGACCGGCAGCCCGTCCTCGGGCGAGAGGCCCGCCGGGATCGAGATCGCCGGGACGCCCGCCAGGTTGGTGGGGATCGTGGCGATGTCGTTGAGGTACATCTGCATGGGATCGGCCTGCTCGTCGACCGAGCCCAGCGGGAAGGCCGTGGTGGGAGCGGTCGGCGAGACGAGGACGTCGACCTGCTCGAACGCCGCGTCCAGATCGCGCTGCACGAGCGTGCGGACCTTCTGCGCCGAGCCGTAGTAGGCGTCGTAGTAGCCGGCCGACAGGGCGTAGGTGCCCAGGATCGTGCGGCGCTTGACCTCCGCGCCGAAGTTCTCCGCGCGCGTGGCGGACATGACGCGCTCGATGGTCACGTGCCCGTCCTTGGGCAGGGCGCGCTGGCCGAACCGGACGCCGTCGTACTTGGCCAGGTTGGAGGAGACCTCCGAGGACATGATCAGGTAGTAGGCGCCCAGGGCGTACTTGAAGTTCGGCGTCTCGATCTCGACGACGCTCGCCCCTGCCTTCTCCAGTGCCTCGACGGCCTCGCGGAAGCGCTGCTCGACGCCGGGCTGGAAGCCCTCGCCGGTCAGCTCCTTGAGCACGCCGACGCGCAGGCCCTTCAGCCCGCCCTCGGCAGCACCTGCCCGTGCGGCCTCGACGAAGCCCTCGGCCGGATCGCTCAGCGAGGTCGAGTCCTTGGGGTCATGGCCGCCGACGACCTCGTGCAGCATGGCCGCATCCAGCACGGTGCGCGCGCACGGGCCGACCTGGTCCAGCGACGAGGCCATGGCGATCACGCCGTAGCGCGAGACCGAGCCGTAGGTGGGCTTCACGCCGACCGATCCGGTCACGGCAGCGGGCTGGCGGATGGAGCCGCCGGTGTCCGTCCCCAGAGCGAGCGGGGCCTGGAACGCAGTGACGGCCGCAGCCGAGCCGCCGCCCGAGCCGCCCGGGATGCGGGTGAGGTCCCAGGGGTTGCGGGTGGGGCCGAAGGCCGAGTGCTCCGTGGTGGAGCCCATGGCGAACTCGTCGAGGTTGGTCTTGCCGAGGATCGGCATGCGCGCCGCGCGCAGCTTCTCGGTGACGGTGCCGTCGTAGGGGCTCATCCAGCCCTCGAGCATGCGCGAGGCCGCCGTGGTGGGCAGGCCCTTGGTCACGATGAGGTCTTTGACCGCGATCGGCACGCCGGCCAGCGGCGGCAGCTGCTTGCCCTCGGCGCGATCCCGATCCACGTCTGCGGCGACCTCGAGGGCCTCCTCCGCATTGAGGTGCAGGAAGGCGTTGAGACCGGCCTTGCCGTGGCTGCGCTCCTGCGCGGCAGCGCCGTCGGTGGCCGCGATGCGGTCCAGGTGCGCCTGCACGGCCTGCACCGAGGTGACCTCACCGGCCTGCAGCTTCTGCGCGAGCTCGGCCGCGGACAGTTCGATGATGTTCTCGCTCATATCGCCTCAGTCCTCATCCAGGATGGCCGGGACCTTGAACTGCCCGTCCTCCGCGTCCGGTGCGCCCGACAGGGCCTCTTCCGCGCTGAGCGTCTGCCCCACGACGTCCTCGCGCATCACATTGCGCAGGGGCAGGGGGTGGCTCGTGGCGGGGACGTCGTCCCCGGCGACCTCGCTGACGGAGGCGACCGACTGCACGATCTGGCCGAGCTCGCCGGCCAGCGACTGCAGCTCATCCTCCGACATCTCGATATGCGCGAGGTCTGCCAGATGGGCGACCTCATCGCGACTGATCGCGGACATGCACGCTCCTTGTTCTTCGGTGTTGCTGTCTTCGGTGTTCACCGTGCTCGTGATGCTCGATGAGGCCCGCGGAGCGATCCTGCCGGTGGCACGGACCGGCAGAGGCTCGACGACGGGGCCAGCGGGGCCCATCCTATCCGCCGACCCGGACAGCCCCGGCTCCGACCGGAGCGGCCGCGCCCGGCCCCGACCACCGAGTAGCACCGTCGGGATGCCGACGACGCCTACCCTAGAGGCAGACGACAGACGCCCCCATCGCCGGGGCACCGCACCACCTGCCCCTGAAGGGCGGAAGGAGGCCCGCATGGCCAAGAAGGACGGCAAGCCGAAGAAGGACCGCGGGGCAGCGCGCCGCGCCAAGGCAGCAGCCCGAGCGGGGACGCGCCCCTCCCCCGGAGCGCGCACGCCCTCGCAGGACGCGGCGAACGCCTGGCGCCAGGGCGTCTCCGAGGCGACCGCCGACACCGTCGATCAGATAGCCACCCACGTGCAGACCGTGGCCCTGCAGCAGCTGGAGGACTTCGGCGCGTTCCCCGCCTTCCTCATCACCGCGCGCCGCGACGGGGAGTTCGAGCTGGACAGCATCGAGCCCGCCGAGGAGGGCGCCACCGTCGACGAGCTCGAGCCCGAGGATGCCGCCGAGCTCACCGAGCTGCACCACTCCGACGATCCCGAGGCCGCCCTGCGCGCCATGGCTCTCGAGAAGGCCCCGGAGCTGCTGGGCGCAGCACTCGCCCTGCCGGCCACACTCCCGGATCGCTCCGGGGCTCCTGCGCTGGTGATCGAGATCGAGCACCGCGACGGCGTCAGCCTCACTCTGGTCCAGGGCTACAGGATCGGCGGCCGCGGCGGCGCCAAGTCCACCGAGCTCGAGGACCCGACCGTGGAGCAGCGCGAGGCTTCCCTCCTGCGTCGGCCCCGCCCTTCCGAGGGTGCGTCTCGCTCCGAGTCCTCCCGTGCCGCCTCGCAGCCCGAGGCTTCCGCGGACGTTGCTCAGCCCGAGTCCTCCGAGAGCGCTTCGCAGACCGAGCCTGCTGAGGGCACCACCCCCTCGGCATCGGGCGACCCGCAGGACTGAGCACCGCCAGCCTCCTCCGGCAGGTCGCCCGCATCGAGAGGCCCGCGCGCGTGATCTCCTCGATCGGCACGCCGACGGCTCCGTCCTCGAGCGGTCTCCGTGTGTGCTCCCGTCAGCCACCGTCGCGGTCACGACCATCGAGTTGCCTGAGCGTGTGCCGGTCCCCATCGACTGGCCCCGTGATGTGCGCTTGAGGCCCCAGAGCCGCACTGCGGCACCACTCGATCTGCGCGGGGCCCCGTGAGCACAGCCCGAGACCACTCGATGTGCCACAGGCGCCCACATCACAATCTGGGGCCGATCGATGCGCTGAGCGGGATGCGTGCCGACTCCAGCCAGTGGAAGAGGCGCACCACTCGGCGCTCGGCGAGCTCCCGGGGTCCCGAAG is from Kocuria palustris and encodes:
- a CDS encoding type II CAAX prenyl endopeptidase Rce1 family protein; the encoded protein is MTTIWNYRGDDRALWAVIAAIVGSYVLAMRLARWDATWQWVPLALPVAVLLIWFFLAEAGVRDLGFPAPRDRGSAAAGPLGGASALVIGAALGGAGAAVLPLLQGGQPELLGQAAVSRLGGPAVAAVLAAVAAAALEIVFRGALLRLAIARWSSGTAITVSVLLAVLGLLPVMLTRSAGTWSWLAASACAVAVLSLMLAWAAVRTRSLWMPLGWAAGLAGTGAAVLQGWPAQALGAWAAAGAAAAAGLLLIPAVLVLERVRPSGSERRAA
- the gatB gene encoding Asp-tRNA(Asn)/Glu-tRNA(Gln) amidotransferase subunit GatB, which encodes MSDQILSFEEAMQDFDPVLGFEVHVELNTATKMFDWAPNTFGDEPNTNTTPVSLGLPGVLPVVNGKAVEYAIKLGLALGCQIAPVSHFARKNYFYPDTPKNFQTSQYDEPIAFDGQLTVELEDGTPFTIEIERAHMEEDAGKLTHKGGAGRIQGAEFSLVDYNRAGVPLVEIVTRPIVGAGDRAPELGKAYVKAIREIVKNLDISDARMERGNVRCDANVSLMPKGTTEFGTRSETKNVNSLRAVERAVRYEIQRHAAVLKAGEKIVQETRHWHEDTRSTTSGRPKSDADDYRYFPEPDLVPVCPDPAWVEQLRASLPEPPAQRRARLKEEWGYSDEEFRDVVNAGVTEEIAATIEAGASKAAARKWWMGEIARLANNAGVEIADLGVTPEHVAEVESLIGEKTINDKIAKQVLGHVAEGEGTPAQIVEARGLAVVSDEGVLISAIDDAMAQMPDVVEKVKGGKVQAVGALIGPVMKATKGQADAGRVRELILEKLGVS
- the gatA gene encoding Asp-tRNA(Asn)/Glu-tRNA(Gln) amidotransferase subunit GatA; translation: MSENIIELSAAELAQKLQAGEVTSVQAVQAHLDRIAATDGAAAQERSHGKAGLNAFLHLNAEEALEVAADVDRDRAEGKQLPPLAGVPIAVKDLIVTKGLPTTAASRMLEGWMSPYDGTVTEKLRAARMPILGKTNLDEFAMGSTTEHSAFGPTRNPWDLTRIPGGSGGGSAAAVTAFQAPLALGTDTGGSIRQPAAVTGSVGVKPTYGSVSRYGVIAMASSLDQVGPCARTVLDAAMLHEVVGGHDPKDSTSLSDPAEGFVEAARAGAAEGGLKGLRVGVLKELTGEGFQPGVEQRFREAVEALEKAGASVVEIETPNFKYALGAYYLIMSSEVSSNLAKYDGVRFGQRALPKDGHVTIERVMSATRAENFGAEVKRRTILGTYALSAGYYDAYYGSAQKVRTLVQRDLDAAFEQVDVLVSPTAPTTAFPLGSVDEQADPMQMYLNDIATIPTNLAGVPAISIPAGLSPEDGLPVGFQFMAPAREDARLYRAAAGLERLLEEANGGPIWKDLPDVVEAVAKLSETTEGGAK
- the gatC gene encoding Asp-tRNA(Asn)/Glu-tRNA(Gln) amidotransferase subunit GatC — its product is MSAISRDEVAHLADLAHIEMSEDELQSLAGELGQIVQSVASVSEVAGDDVPATSHPLPLRNVMREDVVGQTLSAEEALSGAPDAEDGQFKVPAILDED